A portion of the Vanessa atalanta chromosome 14, ilVanAtal1.2, whole genome shotgun sequence genome contains these proteins:
- the LOC125068841 gene encoding uncharacterized protein LOC125068841: protein MNIKMLKALIPKKFLCRYPLSTGAIVGSITLMCVTVICIVALIVQVLLMKNCANCSAYVWRNAYSFSITGVIYCFIMFAMHGWLMWGIKKKKSSVLLSWVVITSMWLSQTFFLLITLICMHSSEINFVAWILCLVLGLIAIGVLTYFVLIVFGLWQEVKHLREKSVTITMSTDN, encoded by the exons atgaatataaaaatgcttAAGGCTCTCATTCCGAAGAAATTCCTGTGTCGATATCCTCTCAGCACAGGTGCTATTGTCGGGAGTATTACACTTATG TGTGTCACAGTTATATGCATTGTAGCACTAATCGTCCAGGTCTTGTTGATGAAAAACTGCGCGAACTGTAGTGCCTACGTGTGGCGGAACGCTTACAGTTTCAGCATCACCGGCGTCATTTACTGCTTCATTATGTTCGCAATGCACGGTTGGCTGATGTGGGGAATTAAAAAG AAAAAGTCTTCAGTCCTGTTGTCCTGGGTGGTAATTACGTCTATGTGGCTGTCACAAACATTCTTCCTGCTAATCACTTTGATATGCATGCACAGTTCCgaaatcaattttgtagcttGGATTCTCTGTCTCGTTCTTGGACTGATCGctatag GTGTGCTAACTTACTTCGTCCTCATCGTTTTTGGACTTTGGCAAGAAGTGAAACATTTACGAGAAAAAAGTGTTACTATAACAATGTCTACAGATAACTAA